The following coding sequences lie in one Mucilaginibacter sp. KACC 22773 genomic window:
- a CDS encoding S41 family peptidase yields MVISKKYKKIGLFAGIVTLAVGVAAFDDDLFQISKNLDVFASVYKEVNINYVDNVNSAKLVKTGVDAMLDGLDPYTEFVPESEIEDYKLHYVSTQYGGIGASIFTRNGKVYVSDVFEGFPAQKGDIHPGDQVLKINDIDLNGKNNDQVSLLLKGSKGAAIKLFIKRDNVPQPFEKNLLRDEIKQPNVSYFGMVQGNMGYIKLDKFLENSAAEVTNALVTLKKNNPNGIILDLRSNGGGILQEAVKIVNLFVQKDVEVVSQKGKIKEKNFTYSTVSTPLEPNLPLVVLVNSHSASASEIVAGSLQDLDRAIIIGQRSYGKGLVQQTFNLPYNSLVKITIAKYYIPSGRCIQELDYTHRKDDGSVVKVADSLIHEFKTKNGRSVYDGSAIYPDIFIKQEKFANVTQALVGKLLIFDYATVYRDKHAKIADTKSFVLSDGEYGDFVKYLADKNYNYTTSSEKVLNSLKTEATKEKQFTDIQAEYDVLKAKLMATKKNDLQLHKDEIKQILENEIASRYYYEKGRYEVNFKYDKELAQAVKTMQDKTQLASILKGEGNYKVIGKPMLAMAGKKVAAEKDTDDDNN; encoded by the coding sequence ATGGTGATCTCAAAAAAATACAAAAAGATAGGCTTGTTTGCCGGCATTGTAACGCTGGCTGTTGGTGTTGCGGCTTTTGACGATGACCTTTTCCAGATCTCGAAAAACCTGGATGTTTTTGCATCAGTTTATAAAGAAGTTAATATTAACTACGTTGATAACGTTAACTCGGCCAAACTGGTAAAAACCGGCGTAGATGCTATGCTGGATGGTTTGGATCCCTATACCGAATTTGTACCCGAGTCGGAAATTGAAGATTATAAGCTGCACTATGTAAGTACCCAATACGGCGGCATTGGCGCAAGCATTTTTACCCGCAACGGCAAAGTATACGTATCTGATGTATTTGAAGGTTTCCCGGCGCAAAAGGGCGATATACACCCTGGTGACCAGGTGCTAAAAATAAACGACATTGATCTTAACGGAAAAAACAACGACCAGGTAAGCCTTTTGCTCAAAGGATCAAAAGGGGCGGCCATCAAGCTCTTTATTAAACGCGATAATGTTCCTCAGCCTTTTGAAAAAAACCTGCTGCGCGATGAAATAAAACAGCCAAACGTATCCTACTTTGGTATGGTGCAGGGTAATATGGGCTATATTAAGCTGGATAAGTTTTTAGAAAACTCGGCAGCAGAAGTAACCAACGCCCTGGTAACCCTAAAAAAGAATAACCCTAATGGCATCATCCTCGATCTGCGTTCAAACGGTGGCGGTATTTTGCAGGAGGCTGTAAAAATCGTAAACCTTTTTGTACAGAAGGATGTAGAAGTGGTATCGCAAAAAGGAAAAATAAAAGAAAAGAATTTTACTTACAGCACCGTAAGCACGCCGCTTGAGCCAAACCTGCCGTTAGTAGTATTGGTTAACAGCCATTCGGCATCAGCGTCAGAAATTGTTGCCGGCTCGTTACAAGACCTTGACCGGGCTATTATTATTGGGCAACGCAGCTATGGCAAAGGCCTGGTACAGCAAACTTTTAACCTGCCGTATAACAGCCTGGTTAAAATTACCATTGCCAAATATTATATCCCATCGGGCCGTTGCATCCAGGAGCTGGACTATACACATCGTAAGGACGATGGCAGCGTGGTTAAAGTTGCCGATTCATTAATCCACGAGTTTAAAACTAAAAATGGGCGCTCGGTTTATGACGGCAGCGCCATTTACCCGGATATTTTTATTAAACAGGAAAAATTTGCCAATGTAACCCAGGCGCTGGTGGGTAAGCTGCTGATATTTGATTACGCCACCGTTTACCGCGATAAGCATGCTAAAATAGCCGATACAAAATCGTTCGTGTTATCTGATGGCGAATACGGTGATTTTGTGAAATACCTGGCCGATAAAAACTACAACTACACCACCTCATCAGAAAAGGTACTGAACAGCCTGAAGACCGAAGCCACCAAAGAAAAACAGTTTACCGACATACAGGCGGAGTACGATGTGTTGAAAGCCAAGCTGATGGCTACTAAAAAGAACGACCTTCAGCTACATAAGGACGAGATTAAGCAGATACTTGAAAACGAAATAGCCTCCCGCTATTACTACGAAAAGGGCCGCTACGAAGTAAACTTTAAATACGATAAAGAACTGGCCCAGGCCGTAAAAACCATGCAGGACAAAACCCAGCTGGCATCCATCCTTAAAGGCGAAGGCAATTACAAAGTAATTGGTAAACCGATGCTGGCCATGGCAGGTAAAAAGGTTGCGGCCGAGAAAGACACCGACGACGACAATAACTAA
- a CDS encoding pyridoxamine 5'-phosphate oxidase family protein, which yields MANTPAHLIPSRAAKRANYEPETINSILDEALYCTISYSADNKPYAIPTAFVRYGNRIYVHGSVGSHLMRELEKGIPVCITVTLMDELVVAKSAFHHSVNYRSVVIFAQAEKIESLADKTDAFKWLTEKIVPGSWDYLRPITDREVLKTTALAFKIDEASAKLRTGMPVDDDDDLELPIWSGLIPLQTKRLTPIPDKLSEGLPVPPHLAVI from the coding sequence AAATACACCGGCACATCTTATCCCCAGCAGGGCAGCAAAAAGGGCAAATTACGAGCCCGAAACTATCAACAGTATCCTGGATGAAGCGTTATATTGCACCATCAGCTATTCGGCAGATAACAAACCTTACGCTATCCCCACCGCGTTTGTGCGGTACGGCAACCGCATTTATGTACATGGCTCGGTAGGTAGCCATTTGATGCGCGAACTGGAAAAAGGCATCCCGGTTTGCATTACCGTTACCCTGATGGATGAATTGGTGGTAGCCAAATCGGCATTTCACCACTCGGTAAATTACCGGTCGGTAGTGATATTTGCGCAGGCAGAAAAAATTGAAAGCTTAGCCGATAAAACCGATGCTTTTAAATGGCTTACCGAAAAAATTGTACCCGGCAGCTGGGATTATCTGCGCCCAATAACCGACAGGGAAGTGCTTAAAACCACCGCCCTTGCATTTAAAATTGACGAGGCTTCGGCTAAGTTGCGCACAGGCATGCCGGTTGATGACGACGACGACCTGGAACTGCCCATTTGGTCGGGCCTTATCCCCCTGCAAACCAAACGACTGACGCCCATTCCCGATAAACTGAGTGAGGGATTGCCAGTGCCACCTCATCTTGCTGTAATTTAA